The genomic window GAGTTGGATAAGCGCAACTCCGCTGTAGGCGAGCACTACAACCCGAAAGAGTCCACTAGAGATCTCGGCTGAATGGCCAAGACCGAAACCGAGAGCCGCAGCGATCAGTGCTCCCGCTGCTGTCGAGACGTAACCGACCAGGGTGAACCAGGCGTATGCCTTGGTTCTCGCATGCCCCTTCGTGAGTTTGGAGAGCATCGCCTGTTCGATGCCGAGGAAGAGACCGACCTCCTTGCCAGTCGGGGAGATACTCCCAAAGATGATGATGACCCCAAGGATTAACGGTTGCTTCGTAACCAGCAGGAACGGGGCTGCGATGAGCCAAAGCAGTGAGCTCAGCATCAGGAGGCGTCGCCGCCCAATGCGATCGACATAGCGACCGATCCACAATGAAATCAGCGCTGAGCCGAGGAGGGCAACGGTGAACAGGGCGCCGATCTCGAGTGCGGAGATGTGCTGCTCGTGCCAATACAATGGCAACACGATTGCGATGACACCGAACGCCACTTCGCGTAGTCCCCTGGCGATGAGTAGGTACCAGGCGGCGCTCTCGTTCATACTCCGTTCTTTGTGCCCGTCTTGGCTCACGTGGTGGTGCTCCTTCGTTGGTCCTGGCTTTGCTGCTCAGGACGTAGGCCCTGACCAAGAACAACCTAGCAAATCGTCCTCGGTGTTACGCCGTTTGGTTGGTGTAGTCCATGAAAAGCGAACAGTACGTCGAAAATATTCTGGTGCAACGATGCCAATGACGTGCTCGGTTGTCATTGTCGGCTGTAGCAATTGAAAGCGGTACTCTGCAGCGACGGAATAGATTGTCGTAATAGTATCAACAGGTAAGAAATCAGTGAGCCGACGGCACAGGAAAAGACAGCTCACACTTTTGAGAATATGCTTGCATAAGCCAAATAAAAGCAACCGAGATTGTCTTAGGGCATGAGAATTGTCAGGTCGTAATAGTCGGTCACTTGCCGCCAGACAAAGTATGCTTACCAAGGTGCTTGCCGCTCTCATTTTTGCTTTTCTTGTGACCCAACTATCGATCTTGTTGACCACGGTTTATCTTCACCGCTCCTTGTCGCACAAGGCGGTAAAATTCGCCCCTTGGGTCGAGATCGTTCTTCGGGCGCTCCTTTGGTTGACAACCGGCATCCAGCGGCGCGAGTGGGTAGGGGTCCATCGAATCCACCATGCTCATACGGATGTTCAAGGTGACCCGCATTCGCCTGTAGTCGAAAGCTACTGGAAGATTCAGCTGTTCAACCTCCTCTACTATCGGCGAGCGGCAAAGAATCGTGAGGCGATTGAACGTTACACTAAGGATCTCCCGGCTGATCGCTGGGATCGCTATTTATTTTCACACTCATATTTGGGCTTAGGGCTTGGAATCGCTCTCTTGGTCGCAATTTTCGGTGTGGAACTTGCCCTAGTTATTGCGGTCGTCCATCTTGTTTTGTATCTGACGCTAAGCGCAGCAGTCAATGCCGTTGGGCATCGATTTGGCAAGAAGCCATTCCAGAATTTGGCCACCAATAACCAATGGCTCGCTTTCCTGACATTCGGTGAGGGCCTTCACAACAACCATCACGAGATGCCGACGTCGGCAAATCTTGCCTTCGTCCACCCCCAGATTGACCTTGGCTGGTATGTGATTAGGTTCCTTGAGCTGGCACATGTTGCCAAAGTCAGAACCCTGAAGCGCAAGTTCGCCTGAACCTTTGCGCCCTCTTAGGACGTGAGCTGGAGGATCGGTCGATCCACCTGCGTCAGCGTTGCTACCGATGTTACTGCCTGGTTGGATGCTGGGGCATCGATGCCGACCTCCTCGATGACGAAGAGGTAGTTGGTCGGTGATTGGGCATTGACCGCCGGTCAAAGGTGCGCTGATGACCGTTGGCTACAAGCTTGGCTGGGTGATTAGCCACGGAGCTTGCACGAGCTCCGGGGGACCCGATCCTGGAGGTTCGTGAAGCGGAGTCGTTGACATGGCGGGCCGACCGACGATGCCGTGGGATCGCTGGAGTCCGAGCTTCATGATCAATCGTGTGCTAGGCGCCAGTATGTGCTCGGGATGGGGATCGGTTCGGTGGTTACGACCTTAATCTTGTCTCGATGAAGCGGTAATTGAACCAGTAGGTAGCCAACGACCATGTGTGCCCGATCGCCGGGCACGAGATGTCGGGTGTCGATGTGCAGGGCATAGGTCACTTTTTGGCCGGGCCACATCGATAGCGTAAGAGGTTTGGCCGTCACGATTTTGACGTGATCCTGCCTTGACCAAGGGATTGATAAGGAGCCGACGACCTGGTTCTGATTGACGGCGGTGATGGAGGTCACACCAGCCCCGACCCGGTCGGCAAGCAGTTCGGCCAACGAGGCAGCACGGTGCAACGACCCGGGGCCTTGCTGATCGAGTACGACGGCGACGCCGTCAGTAACGTCACCGGATTTGGTCGGATCTTCGGTGGCGATGGCAGCGCATCCTCCGGACCAGATGGTATAGCCCGACTTGATTCCGACCACATTGGTGGTACCGATGCGGGCAACGATATTGGGCAGCGTGCCGGCCACGGGGAGCGTGACCATGTGTTCGTCGACGATTTTGTCAAAGACCGGGTTTCGCATGTCGATTGCCGCAATCGTCGCCACGGCTTGGGCGGTCGCGCGGGTAGCGGGATTGAAGCCACTGGCATCGCTGAAGTGAGCGCCGTCGAGATTTAACTGCATGGCGGTTCTGTTCATGGCATCGACGAAGTTGGCTTGTGAGCCCGCTACCCAGATAGCAAGGAGCTGGGCAATGTTGTTGGCTGAACGTGTGAGCAGTGCCTGAAGCAGCTGGTACTCGGAGAGCCGTTCACCGGCGATCACCTGGACGGATGACTGATCTTGGGCGACGTCTAGGTTGTATTGCTCCACGTCCGTGCTAGAGATGGTGATGATCGGGCCGCTCGACCCAGCCGCTAGCGGGAATCGAGTCAAAACCAGATGAGCCGTCATCAACTTTGCAAGGCTGGCGATCGGGACTGGGCTCTCGTGTTGGCTCGCCGCAACAGCCCCGGGCGCTATTGATGGGAGGGCCACGGCAGCTTGGCCCTGGCGGGGCCAAGACAACACAGGTACGACGCCGCGAGCAACAACAGCTTGAGGTGCCATCGCGCTGACTTGGAACCCTGGGAGGCTGGCATGTAGACGCTTGGTGGTCACTGCCCCAATGGTCACCAGGATCGCCACGAGGACGACCACGATTGTCAATCGCAAGTACGGGAGTGAGGGGCGCTGCATCTGGCCAACAGATTAGCGGGGCCTTTGGCAACCCGGCCGCTGGGTGGGTGGTGACGTTTGTGCCTTCCAATGTTGCCCTCGATGAATCTGAGGCTCTGATCGGGTCGGGATGACTAGAGTTGGCGCTCTCACGGTATGGTGGACCCATGGGAGAAGCAGACCCGAGTCGCTTGAGACATGCGCGCTTCGATGGTCCTTCACTGGACCTGCGGCTGTTGCGTGCTCGTGTGCTTGGTGACCTGCGTCGTGGAAATCTTCAGCCGATCGACGTCTGTGACGCCGATCGCCAGTTGGTCGATGCTGCGACGAGCTTTGGGGTTGTGCTCAGAGATCCCTGTCCGGTCTGTGAGGAGCGTGGCCTTCGCCAGGTTGCCTATGGTTTTGGCAAAGGTCTCCCGGCCAGTGGCCAGGTCGTTGGTGGTCAGCTCAACGATAGTGCTATGCTCGGTGTGCGCGATCTCAGCGTCTGCATCGTCGAGGTGTGCACGGCGTGTCGCTGGAACTTCATGGTGGAGCGGCGTTTTAAGCGCGCCAATTGATTCCACGTTCGCTCGGCATATGAAGTGCAGTGCGACCGATTGGTAACCGCTAGCCTGTGGTGGATCGATTCCTTGTTTGGGGGTCGTTGTATTGCTTTCCTGCTCTCTATGCCCGTGGGGTAAGGGAGTCCTGGTGAAGAGCCTGGTCCATAGGAGGTACCTTGTGAGAACGTATGAGCTTGCCCTGATTACCGACTCCTCGCTTGAGGAGTCGGTACGAAATGGCATTACGGAGCGTGTCGAGTCGATCATTACGTCGGCCGGCGGCTCCCTCGGTGAGGCAGCGATATGGGGGCGTCGTAGTTTGATCTACCCGATCGCCCACCATTCGGAGGGGTTCTACTCCTTCCACCGCTTCCAAGCTGAACCAGCGGCCGTGACAGAACTTGATCGGGTGCTCTCCATCGCTGACGAGGTCCTCCGCTTCAAGATCGTTCGCTTGCCAGAGCGAGCGATGCAGTCAGGAAAAGCGCCGCTCCTTAAGGGTGCAGCGCGCTAACACCGCTACGGGGACAGGAGAAGAGAACATGTCCGCAGGAAATACTGTTACACTGATCGGCAATCTCACAAAGGAGCCAGAGCTGCGCTTTACCTCTCAAGGTCTTGCCCAGACGACGTTCTCCATTGCCGTCAACCGGCGCCGAATGAATCAGCAAACCCAAGATTGGGAGGAGTCGACCTCGTTCTTTGAGGTTGTCTGTTGGAGAGAGCTGGCTGAGAACGTAGCCGAGAGCCTTGAGAAGGGGTCTCGTGCGGTGGTGACCGGACGTCTCGAGCAACGCACCTGGGAGACTCCAGAAGGCGACAAGCGATCAAAGATTCAGGTGATCGCTGATGAGGTGGGTCCGTCACTCCGCTGGGCGACCGCGCAGGTGACCAAGGCGGACCGTCGCACGGGTGGGGCCGACACAGGTGGACGCAACGTCGCCCAAGCGAACGTCCCTGAGCCATCCATTGGAAGTTTTAACTACGATGAGGAGCCATTTTAGGTATGGGAAAGAATACAACCAAGAAGCGGCCAGTACGCAAAGAGTCTGCTGACGCGCTCAAGAAGTTTAAGAAGAAGCCATGCAGCTTTTGCCTGAATAAGTCGGAGTGGATCGACTATAAGGATGTCGAGCTGCTGCGCCGATACATCAGTGATCGTGCGAAGATCCGTGCCCGCCGTGTTACAGGTAACTGCACCCAGCACCAGGCTGAAGTGGCGAACGCGATCAAGGTAGCACGTGAATTGGCGTTAATACCGTATTTGTCCCGACCGACCAGCGATCGGGAGCGTGGACCGGGAGCACGAGGCCGTAGTGGTGATCGTCGTGTTCGCAATGACGATGTTGAGAACATAGCTGAGTCCGACGATCTCGATCAGGATGACGGTGCCCGCGACGACATGCAAGAGGGTGAGGAGTAGCGATGGAGCTTGTTCTTCGAGAAGCGGTTACCGGGCTGGGCAGACGTGGCGACTATGTCAAGGTAGCAGACGGGTATGCCCGCAACTATCTTTTGCCGCAAGGTCTCGCCATTGTGGCGACCCCGAAGGTGGCGGCGCAAGCCGAAGCTATGCGCAAGGCCTCAGCCGAGAAGCATCAACGCGAGCTGGAAGCGGCGTCCGAGCTGGCCTCGCAACTGGTGGCGATTGAGGTGAGTCTGTCCAAGCGCGCATCCAAGGATGGCAAGCTCTTTGGCTCGGTCACGACTGGAGAGGTCGCCGAGCGGGTAACAGAGTTGGCTGGTATCGCCATCGATCGCCATCAGGTGAACATGTCAGAGCCAATCAAGACCACGGGTACGTTTTCGGTTCCGATTCGCCTCCACCCCGAGGTTGAGGTTGCAATCAACGTCGAAGTCGTCGCCGAGTCATAGTCAACGAACGTTATGGCGGCGCGAGCGTCGAGGTCAAGCAATGAGGCTCGAGTCCCGCCGCACAGCATTGAGGCCGAGGACTCGCTCGTTGGGGCGATGCTTCTTTCTCGCGATGCCATTAGTGAGGCCGTAGAGCTCGTCAGCGAGGATGATTTCTTTCAGCCCTCGCTGCGCCATATCTATGGAGCGTTGTGGCGGCTTTATACCGCGGGTGATCCGACGGATGTCGTTTCGGTGTCCGATCAGCTCAAACGAGCCGGGGTTCTCGATCAGGTTGGCGGGACCGAGAAGTTACTACTGCTGCAGGCCTCCACGCCAGCAATCGCTAGCGCAGCACGCTACGCCCAGATCGTTCGGGATTACTCGCTCCTGCGGAGGTTGATCGCGGCGGCTACCGAGATTGCCGAGCAGGCGTATGCGTCGCCGAACGACGTTCAAGAGATCGTTGACTTCGCAGAGGCCCGCATCTTTGATGTTGCCAAGGGCAACAATAGTGACAACGCGGTTGTCATTCGCGATGTTCTGTGGGAAGCCCTTGAAGAGCTCGAGGAACTCTACGCTCAAGGGGGAAGCCAAACAAAGACTACGTCGACTGGCTTTCGGGATCTTGACGAGAAGCTCTCTGGCCTACATCGATCGAACCTGATCATCGTCGGTGCACGACCTGGCATGGGCAAGACGTCCTTTGCGCTGTCGATGGCATCCAAGGTGGCGGAGAACGCCCAAGATCCGGTGTTGATCTTCTCGCTGGAGATGAGCCGTGTCGAGATTGGACAACGCCTGCTCGCGGGTGAGGC from Ferrimicrobium sp. includes these protein-coding regions:
- a CDS encoding fatty acid desaturase; this translates as MLAALIFAFLVTQLSILLTTVYLHRSLSHKAVKFAPWVEIVLRALLWLTTGIQRREWVGVHRIHHAHTDVQGDPHSPVVESYWKIQLFNLLYYRRAAKNREAIERYTKDLPADRWDRYLFSHSYLGLGLGIALLVAIFGVELALVIAVVHLVLYLTLSAAVNAVGHRFGKKPFQNLATNNQWLAFLTFGEGLHNNHHEMPTSANLAFVHPQIDLGWYVIRFLELAHVAKVRTLKRKFA
- a CDS encoding DUF5318 domain-containing protein, with amino-acid sequence MGEADPSRLRHARFDGPSLDLRLLRARVLGDLRRGNLQPIDVCDADRQLVDAATSFGVVLRDPCPVCEERGLRQVAYGFGKGLPASGQVVGGQLNDSAMLGVRDLSVCIVEVCTACRWNFMVERRFKRAN
- the rpsF gene encoding 30S ribosomal protein S6, yielding MRTYELALITDSSLEESVRNGITERVESIITSAGGSLGEAAIWGRRSLIYPIAHHSEGFYSFHRFQAEPAAVTELDRVLSIADEVLRFKIVRLPERAMQSGKAPLLKGAAR
- the ssb gene encoding single-stranded DNA-binding protein produces the protein MSAGNTVTLIGNLTKEPELRFTSQGLAQTTFSIAVNRRRMNQQTQDWEESTSFFEVVCWRELAENVAESLEKGSRAVVTGRLEQRTWETPEGDKRSKIQVIADEVGPSLRWATAQVTKADRRTGGADTGGRNVAQANVPEPSIGSFNYDEEPF
- the rplI gene encoding 50S ribosomal protein L9, translating into MELVLREAVTGLGRRGDYVKVADGYARNYLLPQGLAIVATPKVAAQAEAMRKASAEKHQRELEAASELASQLVAIEVSLSKRASKDGKLFGSVTTGEVAERVTELAGIAIDRHQVNMSEPIKTTGTFSVPIRLHPEVEVAINVEVVAES